Within Planococcus citri chromosome 2, ihPlaCitr1.1, whole genome shotgun sequence, the genomic segment TCGCAGAacgttcgaaaaaaatgagaatcagAGAAGACCTACCACAACAGAAATGTCActtcttcaagttttttgttGAGCTTTTCAATCGTGTCATCTTTACATGAATCGCCTAACACAGGAAATATTAGAGAATAAACATCGCATCTCAACTCTACAAAAAGATTGATAGATGAGAAAAGTAGGGTTTACCTGCAACAGCATCTTTAATTTCACTTTTAGAAGCAgggattttcaagtttgaatctGCTACGTAGTCGGGATTCTAAACAACCAAACACaacaagtgaataatttcacaaattatcaattaggtacctattagaaaACAATATCAACAGAACACAAAACATACCAATAAACAGACctctttttcagattttaaagtAGCAATGTCCATCTCAGGCTTTTCCTTTTCTAAAAGCAAACTTCGTTTTTCTTGAATAGAAATTTCTTCATCAATCGATCTCTGGATAAATAATTGGTCACACTCCTCTCTCATATCTTGAGCATTTTTAAGGAGGGCATCTTGTTTCGAACTTTTTATCGCCAATTGAGTTTGCAACTCTTCATTTTCTTTTAATATAATTTCAGCtgctttttctttttgaaaatcctcgATCGAGTTCATTACCACGGTATGCAATTCATCGCCTTCATCGTTTATTCCTATGAATTACATCGATAATTGTTTACATACAGAATGAGCTTCAAATAAGTAGGCAGGTAGGTATGGGTATATTTACGAGGTCTTTGAGGATTCTTTTTCTCTACTTCGATTACGTTTCGCAGCAACAAATTCGTCGGTAAAGTATCAATCATATTGCTTCTGGTTATGTTCGGAACAAGTTCCCTACACTGAGGACAACTCAGGGATCCGTTTTGCTCGAATGTTTGCTTCAAGCACGTCTTGCAGTAGGTATGCTGGCACGGTagcattttacaattttcgtcCAACCGTTCCATACAAATGGGGCATTCCAACCACTGTATTTGTACCTCAATCTGCGCCATGGTGATGATTAATCGTCGATCTCCGGTTGGTTCAAATCACGTAAATTCTCAATTGTTATATCTGCCACTTCTGaaataacaacaaaaattacttacaaatatAGATATCTTTTTAAGAGTTCGAAACGATATGTGAGATGAGATCACGTTCTGCACTAAAATTGAATAGTCCGTAGCTAAAACACACACCGAAGCTTtattgtacttacctacttgaaatttataACGATGTAGCAATTTTGTTTGAACGAACAGAGCAATCGTTAAACCACCAAATGAATGGTACAATTAAATGTATGCATAGAAATTGCTACGTGGCCCCAGAGCACTGCACGATTGATTTAAAATACTCGGTACGATGACGTATCGCCTTTGTACGGGatatctactcgtactcgtacagcAGGTTATCCCCATCGTGATTCATATCGCCGATGAACTCGTCAATTATCAGCTATGAGCGATTTTTAGCGTTTGGAATATCCGGATGCACTCGTATTGTCGTCATCATTCCAAGTTTTCTCTCGTGATGAAGCGAATAAGCGAtgagtgattttaaaatttagaaaaaatgccATTCTATGGATGGATCATCAGATTTTTACaacgaaatttttgactttaaaaattttccaaaatgaattaaaattttaaaaatgccctCAAAAATGTTCACTACGTATCGCATACGATTTACCCAATGAAAACTTGGAAAGTAAACGCAAATAACATAGGTAgatctatgaaaaaaattatttagcaaaaaattttaatcatcttcgaaataaaaacacgcattaaaaataaaacaaacacaaacacacaaataaaatttaaaaacgctgGGGGTATAAAATGCAATTCGATTCGTACTCGAATTTAACACGCAGCATAAAATTTACgcgattaaaaaataatataaaatcaaaaaaaatgaacggcatccatttaaaaaaaaatagcatcaaTTGCAAGATAACctttaaaataatataatttgtttttgaaaaacaaaaaaaagaaggttcACGAACAATGTTAGAATAAAACTTAACAAAATTACGCAGTACTTATCCTAAAAAATATTGAGCATAACAAAACCATAGTTATACAAAATGGTTAACTGAacacaaaatgagaaaatactACGATCTTAAACGTAAGGAGACCAAGAATGTGTCGGGGTAAATAAACTAATTATGattataaaagtataaaatttctcagaaaaagAAATTTACGAACAAAATTTATCAAGATCTTCTATAATAATTATATGATTATCGATCACTAACATTCTatataatcaaattttcaacgtaaaaataAGCCTTCAGATGAAAATCAAGAACCAGAGAGTAAACTaagtcaaaattcacaattttctttCATTCGATGGACGCGATAAAGTCCACATAGCGGAACAATACATGATCCGTCCTTTCACAAAAGCTGCATCGTACATTCTCGTACTTCTAGCTACCGTCCACTTCAGTTCGTCCAATTTGACGTTGATTTGTTGCAGAGCATGCTGTgacagaaatatcaaaaaattgcaattaaatTTCGAAACTGCGTACATTGAAGTGATTACAAGGATGGGTTTAATTACCGGATTCTTATAAATGGTTCGATGATAGACGATGTAGTTTAGTAATTGTACGAAGACATACAAATTGTATAGGTCGTCGGCATCATTAGGGTCAACTTGAATAACTTTCACCAAATCGACGATATCTTCATCCTGTCAAGAGATAATTTTGACTCCATTAGcgtttaaaaatgataatataTCATTTATTTCGGATCAAAGAATACTAACGTCGTAAGGAAACTCGTATTTCGGTGTCTTCTTGACTAAAGAACAGAGAACGTAATAGTAAATGCAAGACAAAAGATCATTGCAACGGTTGATTTGGGGCAGTGTATTCATAATGACAGTGACTTGATTGTGGAAATGATCTTTCTCATCGTGAATCAATCGACACAAATTGGCAACCTGTAACAgtatgaatttcatcaaaaatctgccatcaagtgttgatttttacgaacaaaataaataacgtACTGTAAAATCATCCCATTGTGGGAACGATTCGATCACTCGACTGATGCAGCTGCTAATAGAAGCACGTACATCTGCATACGTTTTATCCAACGAGATTCTAAACAGACACTTTAACAAGATTGCTTTCTCTGTCTTCGAATAACATTGCGAATTGTGGAAGCAGACTTCACCAACGTAATCTAACACCTGCCAGAGAACCAATCATAAATTAGATTCCAAATAATCGTCCAGTTACCactaatgattaaaaaaataccttcgAGTAATTGGACGAACAAAACGTATAATCTGAATTTGGTGTTTTGAAACGAATTCCTTTCGGATATACTGAACTTTTTTCGCCTTCGCTGACGTTGAGGGATTCGCAAGTTGCTCCTGAAAATTAATCGATGATTATTACATTTGTTGATATCGGGTTTTCTCAACACGACGTTACGAATGCGAAATTTTACCCCAATTTAAGAAGACGTTGATGATATGACGAAACTTCGGAACAAACGTAAAGACATGACTTTTAAGAAGTCGGTAACAAGAATCCAGAACAGCTTCATTTTGATCCAACGACATCAACAAGAACAAGCTAAACAACGCTTCGTTCGTGATCACGTGATTTATCTGAAATTTACGAATAAAGAAATCGATCAGCTATGGATTTTAATACATTAAATATCATTCGGTATTAATTTACTCACTTCGATTcgattttcgagtaattttcgaAGTTCGAGGTAAGTCAAGCCCGGTAACTGGAGTTTTTCTATTTTGCCTGAATCATATTCGACAGATTTTAGTACAAAAGTaaaatatgatgaaataatAGAATAAATAACGTACTTTTATGAAAGCATTGGCAATGGTTGGCTGGAAAAACAACTTCTCTTCCAGGGGGTTTATCACCGGTTATTCTCAAAGTAGACATAACATCTTTTTTAGTCGCTTCTGCGATCAGAGCTGCAATATCAAGAAGAAAGGGTTTATTAGAATGATTGAATCAAAACTACACTGTAATTCCGGATATATCACGAACCTTCTTCTTGTTCTCTATTAGCTTCATCTTCGGCCTCAATCTCTTCCAATGTCTTTTTGAGCTCCTCGATTTCTTTCAATCCTCTGTAAAATTCTTCGCGCTCCTCCATCATCCTCTTGATGTCATACTTCGATTTCGACTTTTGCTGTAAAAGATTCAATACGTTTTAGTAATCTCAGTGGTGAGATGAGGGATAACTGAACTGTTACCGGAGATGAAACTTACCTCATTCTTACGTTTACGTTTCactttctccatttttgaacgACTTATGAATTAAATGACAGATGAACGTTGAATACCGACTGAAACAAACGATAAAATTAACTAAATTAACATAGAAATGCAAACATGCGGTATAGGAAAGAAATTCGGAAGTGAAATCTGTAAGGTTACTTGAGGAAAACGATACCGGTTTTAATAGAAAACCGAGTGCTCGATTACGAGTGTTTGATTTTAGAACTTAGACTACCTTTCTATCGAATATAAGACAAATAATATGACGATTTTCAAtctatttcaacaaaaatatcacgcatttttaaaaagggacgcgtaattttttcaaattatcgaatttttgatCGCAAACAGTGCAGCCAAATTGATGgttacaaaaaataactctgATTCTTCTGGAGAAAACTTGGTTGATGAgacagaaaaattaatgaaactgaaatttttctcaaatttaagaaaatttaaataaattttcctcactgataaatttattaaaattgattaaatgaaaagTAATGAAGACTCGTACACATATTTGATTCCTGATTTGAAACACACTGATTGATGCGCGCGCAGTGTTTACAATcggaaaaattgtgatttcatGTTATCACAAAAAGTACTAATTAGTAatcaaaaagtgatttttttacaaatttttctacgttttaaaattatttttacttaaaaaacCTCACGTTACATTTTCTATTCGTTCAcctaaagttgaactttcatcgAAATCGTTTTAGCCCAATCAAGTATTATCTTTATGCTTAAACGTAATCAGTGAAAAAATCCCTAGGCTGTTTTCAATGATATCCCTGAGCttcaaagttttataaaaatgggtatatttttttccaagaaagaGAAACCATCGAGAGTTTCAGAGAATGACTTAGCAGTCTTGGTAAGTACTTCGAATCgtgtaaaaatattccaaactGATCTGTATATTGAATTAAGTTCACTTTGCTTTGTTTTCACAGAGACTCAAAACACAAAGAGATAATCTAAGCAAGTACCAAAAAAGAATCGAAACCAACTTAGAACAAGAGCGCAATTTAGCTAAGCAATTATTAACCGAAGGCAAACATGAGTACGTTCCAAGGTCTGCTCTCTGAATGATGATCTGATTCgtattattaaatattttattattttgcagTCGTGCTAAAGTTTTACTTCGAAAGAAACGTTACCAAGAACAACTGCTCAAAGAAACAGATGGCCAGATTGAGAACATAGCTAAACTTATTGGTGATTTAGAGAAGGCTCAAATCGATGCCAAGGTTTATAATTCATTACTCCTAACAAATTTTTCGTACGTTAGGCTAAATTAATACTCGAGTTATTGTTTATAGGTTATTGAAACGATGGAAATAGGAAACACAGCGTTGAAAAAGATGAACGCTATGTTTAATATCGAAGATATCGAAAGGATAATGGACGAAACTAGAGAAGGAATCGATAAACAAAACGTAAGCATTTTCAAGCCACAAATCTATAAACTGATATGAGAAAATATTCCATCGCTTTggttaatttttcaggaaataaaCGAGCTTTTGAGTGGTGCTCTTAATGAAGAAGACGAAGACGCTGTCGAAGCTGAATTCGAAGCATTAATCGGTCGTGAATCCATTCCAGAAAAATTGCCAGATGTTCCAACCGATGAACTTGTTGCTGGTTTGTATTTCAACACATTTAATATTTCTTATTCCAAGTATCAATATTGAACGAACCtcttatgttcatttttttttttttttttacagaaaaatcaaaagaggcgaagaaaaagaaaaccaagGAACCCGAAGCTGAAATGTTGGCTGCGTGATTAATCAATTATTTATAAGtttaaaaagtcattttaaTAAGCTTGTGTTTTATATTTTGTAATCGATTGTAATATAtgtttgtaggtatttttttcggataatgcatttttaaatacCCTTTCTGTAAATCAATACGGTATTAatcatttataaaaaatgtcCTTTCTGAATTGTTTACTCGTTTCTTTCTCCTCGAATCTCTTACTGTGAAAATAATTCCATTTGTGTTCGAtaacgaacgattttttttcctctttcgtaCGTGAAACGAAATCGTCGAAACATTCCTTTTTCATCGATTCATTCTTCGTTTGGCGTGAGAAAAGAATTGCCACGATGAATAAACGTGTATTTTACCCAATGAAAGCGTGCTGTTGAAAGATAAGAGATTActatttgtttcattttggcAAATCACCTAAATTACGTAATCCGCTTCATATGTAGTTCACCAAAACATATCAGCTAtgtatgagaatttttttcggtATTACTCATCGTCATCGTTttaacagaatttttcattcgttcgtgaCATGAATATCATTTCGGAGTTGCGTTGGTGACAAAATTGTATCTCTACGTCAGGTTCTTTCGTTATTGAGTAAACAATTAGGCAACGATAACGTTCATTGATAAGGATAAAACGGTGGCAGGCCTTCAAATAGACGATGgtacatttatttgaaaaatacgagtaatagtTTGATGGAACGTCttcgcaaaaaataaagtttgaagACGACTGTTGAACCTGTCCAATAATTCGAGGGAACGTCTACTCCAATTGAGCTGAAATTGTAGCTTACTGAAAAAATATGTCGACCAGACTTCAGAACTAAATTTTTAGCTACCTACGTTCCGAATCGATCGCTACCATTTTttagtcgttctggagcctcc encodes:
- the LOC135837575 gene encoding uncharacterized protein LOC135837575 — protein: MEKVKRKRKNEQKSKSKYDIKRMMEEREEFYRGLKEIEELKKTLEEIEAEDEANREQEEALIAEATKKDVMSTLRITGDKPPGREVVFPANHCQCFHKSKIEKLQLPGLTYLELRKLLENRIEINHVITNEALFSLFLLMSLDQNEAVLDSCYRLLKSHVFTFVPKFRHIINVFLNWGATCESLNVSEGEKSSVYPKGIRFKTPNSDYTFCSSNYSKVLDYVGEVCFHNSQCYSKTEKAILLKCLFRISLDKTYADVRASISSCISRVIESFPQWDDFTVANLCRLIHDEKDHFHNQVTVIMNTLPQINRCNDLLSCIYYYVLCSLVKKTPKYEFPYDDEDIVDLVKVIQVDPNDADDLYNLYVFVQLLNYIVYHRTIYKNPHALQQINVKLDELKWTVARSTRMYDAAFVKGRIMYCSAMWTLSRPSNERKL
- the Vps20 gene encoding charged multivesicular body protein 6-A, producing MGIFFSKKEKPSRVSENDLAVLRLKTQRDNLSKYQKRIETNLEQERNLAKQLLTEGKHDRAKVLLRKKRYQEQLLKETDGQIENIAKLIGDLEKAQIDAKVIETMEIGNTALKKMNAMFNIEDIERIMDETREGIDKQNEINELLSGALNEEDEDAVEAEFEALIGRESIPEKLPDVPTDELVAEKSKEAKKKKTKEPEAEMLAA